Proteins encoded in a region of the Pelorhabdus rhamnosifermentans genome:
- a CDS encoding 3-hydroxyacyl-CoA dehydrogenase NAD-binding domain-containing protein produces the protein MEIKRVLVIGAGQMGSGIAQVMAQHGLDVVLRDIKDEFVQKGLKGIDKNLSKLV, from the coding sequence ATGGAAATCAAACGCGTATTAGTGATTGGCGCTGGCCAAATGGGCAGTGGTATTGCACAGGTTATGGCACAGCATGGGTTAGATGTTGTTTTGCGTGATATAAAAGATGAATTTGTACAAAAAGGGTTAAAAGGGATTGATAAGAATCTTAGTAAGTTAGTTGA